A stretch of the Xiphias gladius isolate SHS-SW01 ecotype Sanya breed wild chromosome 21, ASM1685928v1, whole genome shotgun sequence genome encodes the following:
- the gli1 gene encoding LOW QUALITY PROTEIN: zinc finger protein GLI1 (The sequence of the model RefSeq protein was modified relative to this genomic sequence to represent the inferred CDS: inserted 1 base in 1 codon) produces the protein MPVDMQPHQGLYHYETSPSQPSRGLVPSDQSPYSDASSLHAPLLNGPPQDCRAMYNPMTPSMTHGSGPGQGIGHCMDQYMRPPQAPPPHSMMGHRGMPPTESGNSTPFCNQNNMMSAHHNFCQVQPGSDQIGSGDGSRFSTPRSMLKLSKKRALSISPLSDASVDLQTVIRTSPNSLVAFVNSRCNPNGASSYGHLSVSAMSPSLGYSSNINCQSRQQGSMYGGGGGTPLGGHTPGPCQASRLPPHNPRLHAPPKHGHLKTEPGLGGVMDGMNVKSLEERSEGDVASPSSTGTQDPLLGLLDGRDDLDKEDGKPEPEAVYETNCRWESCNKEFDTQDQLVHHINNEHIHGEKKEFVCHWQECSREQRPFKAQYMLVVHMRRHTGEKPHKCTFEGCNKAYSRLENLKTHLRSHTGEKPYVCEHEGCNKAFSNASDRAKHQNRTHSNEKPYVCKIPGCTKRYTDPSSLRKHVKTVHGPEAHITKKHRGDTGPRPPGSAMTPGGQNSELLLEKEETRREDCKLLAPETALKSQPSPGGQSSCSSERSPLGSANNNDSGVEMNLNAAGSLEDLTALEDGIAGGGGGGEPGSVGGAMGMSAQALKRLENLKIDKLKQIRRPTPPGRCASNKLPTLPGTGENMGMCAPSPLLSNRRVMELSNHELGGGTSIGCSTNDRRGSGTSSLSSAYTVSRRSSMVSPYLSSRRSSEVSQMGGTGGGGCHLLGPEQSGGDPLSPETNRRRAPCPGGGGLPGLPNLTPAQQYSLKAKYAAATGGPPPTPLPNMEQPGNPGRRGGVLSEYQGQPLPPFLQHGGPRRHSANTEYGTGVIYPHQAPGNNSRRASDPVRSAADPQALTKRFNSLNNVAMLSRRNALQHRGSDTSLARQMYSPRPPSITENVMMEAMGMEPHLAPIDARDRSMMMPPGERSFMGYQQQHQTVGGVGGGGPLSNQLSPSHDSLGCPEQGYIQGHYQNQGGEVTSRAGGNPMGQARPIHPEGMSNTLLQQAEYSMSTCQLSPSGAHYPSIGQGGDAGGPWSDTHSQVQTSSHSLQNQRGMQYSDPTLQSQQTQAHFSNPTGLYNGPDGTHKLTIKPEQQFHPGMGGRDACQSAKLQQQRMLLQQTQGYPQQTGQVMMRNSNNPSCDFQGQSQSSYPSRGGLSLGCAGSALSDGQRSETPMMQVKEMMVRNYVQSQQALMWEQQQEQQQQQQQTGIKPTSLSDNMDMSGQTAMMQHSPQHQNQNLYSNQPYASYPNQNLVMSPSAHNRGPSSVTPKDQQLTGLPGSCYGQEMVVPRPPQGQKPLSRQNSLSQVGGGYLGSPPHLSPVHSTSSPRRVVRLPPVQHPQHPQNEMFAPSNNNNMYYSGQINMDMEKHMDSQNGPCINQQHSMASNLDSTGGTKSAPMAPYPEXRPVSNALENLDLDNARIDFTSIIDDAESSSFSPVNNPLQGQPGSSSQASSRLTTPQTSVSLAAGSGLSNMAVGDMTSMLTSLAGENKYLNTLS, from the exons ATGCCAGTGGACATGCAGCCACACCAGGGGCTGTATCACTACGAGACCTCACCCAGCCAACCCTCCAGAGG CCTAGTCCCATCAGACCAGTCTCCCTACAGTGATGCGTCTTCGCTGCATGCCCCGCTCCTCAACGGCCCTCCCCAGGACTGCCGAGCTATGTATAATCCCATGACTCCCAGTATGACTCATGGATCAGGACCAGGACAGGGGATTGGCCACTGCATGGATCAATATATGAGGCCACCTCAGGCCCCACCGCCCCACAGTATGATGGGTCACAGGGGCATGCCGCCCACAGAAA GTGGCAATAGCACCCCCTTCTGTAACCAGAACAACATGATGTCCGCTCATCATAACTTCTGCCAGGTTCAGCCTGGCTCTGATCAGATTGGGTCTGGTGATG GCTCCAGGTTCTCCACACCTCGTTCCATGCTGAAGCTGAGTAAAAAGAGAGCTCTGtccatctctcctctgtctgatGCTAGTGTAGACCTGCAGACGGTAATCCGTACATCACCCAACTCTTTGGTGGCCTTTGTCAACTCTCGCTGCAACCCCAATGGAGCCAGCTCCTATGGCCATCTCTCTGTGAGCGCCATGAG TCCGTCCCTGGGTTATTCCAGCAATATAAACTGCCAATCCAGACAACAAGGTTCCATGTATGGTGGAGGCGGGGGGACACCTCTGGGTGGACACACACCAGGTCCCTGCCAAGCTTCCCGCTTACCTCCACACAATCCTCGGCTCCACGCTCCACCCAAGCATGGACAT cTGAAAACAGAGCCAGGTCTGGGCGGTGTGATGGATGGCATGAATGTGAAGAGCCTGGAGGAGAGGTCGGAGGGAGATGTGGCTAGTCCTTCTTCCACTGGCACTCAG GACCCTCTCCTGGGTCTACTGGATGGCAGAGATGACTTGGACAAAGAGGATGGGAAACCTGAGCCGGAGGCCGTCTACGAAACTAACTGTCGCTGGGAAAGCTGCAACAAGGAATTTGACACACAAGACCAGCTCGTTCAT CACATCAACAATGAGCACATCCATGGAGAGAAGAAGGAGTTTGTGTGTCACTGGCAGGAGTGCTCTCGAGAACAGAGGCCTTTCAAAGCCCAGTACATGCTGGTGGTTCATATGCGCAGACACACGGGAGAGAAGCCACACAAGTGCACT tttgaaGGCTGTAACAAGGCCTACTCTCGCCTGGAAAATTTGAAGACCCACCTGCGCTCTCACACTGGCGAGAAACCATACGTGTGTGAACATGAAGGGTGCAACAAGGCCTTCTCCAATGCTTCAGACCGGGCGAAGCACCAGAACCGAACTCACTCCAATGAG AAACCTTATGTATGTAAGATCCCTGGCTGCACTAAGCGATACACAGATCCGAGCTCTCTGCGCAAACATGTGAAGACGGTTCACGGCCCTGAGGCCCACATCACCAAGAAGCATCGTGGAGACACAGGCCCTCGACCCCCTGGCTCGGCTATGACCCCTGGAGGCCAGAATTCTGAACTGCtgctggagaaagaggagacacGCAGGGAGGACTGCAAACTGCTGGCTCCTGAGACTGCTCTG AAATCCCAGCCAAGTCCTGGTGGTCAGTCATCCTGCAGTAGCGAACGTTCTCCACTGGGGAGCGCCAACAACAATGACAGCGGTGTGGAGATGAACCTAAATGCAGCAGGCAGCTTAGAGGATCTCACAGCACTGGAGGATGGAAtagctggtggaggaggaggaggggagccAGGAAGTGTAGGAGGAGCAATGGGAATGTCAGCACAGGCTTTGAAGAGGCTGGAGAACCTGAAGATTGACAAACTGAAGCAAATCCGCAGGCCTACCCCTCCTGGCCGCTGTGCTAGCAACAAGCTCCCAACACTTCCTG GTACAGGGGAGAATATGGGAATGTGCGCACCTTCTCCACTCCTCTCAAATCGTCGTGTTATGGAGCTGTCTAACCATGAGTTAGGAGGTGGAACTTCGATTGGCTGCTCTACTAATGACAGGAGAGGAAGCGGCACCAGCAGCCTAAGCTCTGCATATACCGTCAGCCGTCGCTCCTCCATGGTGTCTCCTTACCTGTCCAGCCGGCGCTCCAGTGAGGTCTCACAAATGGGAGGAACAGGAGGGGGAGGATGTCACCTCCTTGGCCCAGAGCAGAGTGGGGGAGACCCCCTCTCTCCTGAGACCAATCGCAGACGAGCTCCATgtcctggaggaggaggattgcCAGGTCTTCCTAATTTAACACCCGCCCAGCAATACAGCTTAAAGGCCAAATATGCTGCAGCAACGGGTGGGCCACCACCCACTCCTTTACCCAATATGGAGCAGCCAGGAAATCCAGGCAGAAGAGGAGGGGTTTTGAGTGAGTACCAGGGGCAGCCTCTGCCTCCTTTCCTTCAACATGGTGGTCCACGTAGGCACAGTGCAAACACAGAGTATGGCACTGGTGTTATCTACCCTCACCAGGCTCCAGGCAACAACAGCCGGCGAGCTAGTGACCCGGTTCGATCGGCAGCAGATCCACAAGCCCTCACAAAGCGCTTCAATAGCCTTAATAATGTAGCCATGTTGAGCCGGAGGAATGCACTGCAACACCGTGGCTCTGACACCAGTCTTGCCCGCCAAATGTACTCCCCTCGGCCGCCTAGCATTACAGAGAACGTAATGATGGAGGCTATGGGTATGGAGCCCCACCTTGCCCCTATTGATGCCAGGGATCGTTCTATGATGATGCCCCCTGGAGAAAGAAGCTTTATGGGATACCAGCAACAGCATCAAACTGTTGGAGGAGTTGGAGGTGGAGGTCCTCTTTCAAACCAACTGTCCCCGAGCCATGACTCCCTGGGCTGTCCAGAACAGGGTTACATACAGGGGCACTACCAGAACCAGGGAGGGGAAGTCACTTCTAGGGCTGGTGGAAATCCAATGGGCCAAGCAAGGCCTATTCACCCAGAGGGCATGTCCAATACACTTCTCCAGCAAGCTGAGTACAGTATGAGCACCTGCCAGCTCAGTCCCTCAGGTGCTCATTATCCGAGCATAGGCCAGGGTGGTGACGCTGGGGGCCCTTGGAGTGACACACACAGCCAAGTCCAAACTTCCAGCCATTCTCTCCAAAACCAGCGAGGAATGCAGTATTCAGATCCCACCCTGCAGTCTCAACAGACACAAGCCCACTTCAGCAATCCGACAGGCCTCTATAACGGTCCTGATGGAACCCACAAACTCACCATCAAGCCTGAACAGCAATTCCACCCCGGGATGGGAGGCCGAGATGCCTGTCAAAGTGCCAAGCTCCAACAGCAGCGAATGCTCCTCCAGCAGACTCAGGGTTACCCACAACAGACAGGCCAGGTTATGATGAGGAACTCAAACAATCCCAGCTGTGACTTTCAAGGGCAGAGCCAAAGCTCTTACCCCAGTAGAGGGGGGTTGAGTTTGGGTTGCGCTGGTTCTGCTCTTTCAGATGGGCAGAGGTCAGAAACACCCATGATGCAGGTGAAGGAAATGATGGTCAGGAACTATGTACAGTCGCAGCAAGCACTCATGTGGGAGCAGCAACaagaacagcagcaacagcagcagcagactggaATAAAACCTACTTCTCTTTCTGACAATATGGATATGAGTGGCCAGACCGCGATGATGCAGCACAGTCCACAGCACCAAAACCAGAATCTTTATTCCAACCAGCCCTATGCTTCCTATCCCAACCAGAACCTGGTCATGAGCCCTTCAGCCCACAACCGAGGACCCAGCTCCGTGACACCTAAAGACCAGCAGCTGACAGGTCTCCCAGGCTCATGCTATGGCCAGGAGATGGTGGTCCCCAGGCCTCCTCAGGGACAGAAACCTCTCAGCCGCCAGAACAGCCTGTCACAGGTAGGAGGAGGCTACCTGGGCAGCCCACCCCACCTCAGCCCTGTCCACTCTACTTCCAGCCCTAGACGAGTGGTCAGATTGCCTCCAGTCCAGCATCCACAGCACCCACAAAATGAGATGTTTGCTCCTTCCAATAACAATAACATGTACTACTCGGGTCAGATCAACATGGATATGGAGAAACACATGGACTCCCAGAATGGGCCTTGTATAAACCAGCAGCATAGTATGGCGTCCAACCTGGATTCAACAGGTGGCACTAAGTCTGCCCCCATGGCTCCCTATCCTG TCCGGCCCGTCTCCAATGCCTTAGAAAACCTGGACCTGGACAATGCTCGCATAGACTTCACCTCCATCATTGATGATGCTGAGTCTTCCTCGTTCAGCCCAGTCAACAATCCCCTCCAGGGTCAGCCGGGATCTTCCTCCCAGGCCTCATCACGCCTCACCACCCCTCAGACTTCTGTCAGCCTAGCTGCGGGCTCTGGCCTGTCCAACATGGCTGTCGGTGACATGACGTCCATGCTTACCTCGTTGGCTGGGGAAAATAAATACCTGAACACACTGTCTTAG